The stretch of DNA GCTCGTGTCGGGCGCAACTGGCCAATATCCCCATCGCGAACATCGTGACCACCAGCGACGTGCCACCGGAGGAGATCAGCGGCAGGGTGATGCCGGTGACCGGCAACAGGCCGACGACGTACCCGACGTTGATCAGCGCCTGCGCCACCATCCACACCGCGGTCGTCGCCGAAACCAGACGGATGTACACGTCCCCGGTGCGCCTAGCGATCCGTATCCCGGCGTAGGCCACTCCACCGAACAGGATCAACACGAGTGCGCAACCCAGGAAGCCGAGTTCCTCGCCGATGATCGCGAAGATGTAGTCGGAATGCGCGTTCGGTAGCGCACCCCACTTCGTGCGGCTATTACCCAAGCCGACGCCGAACATCCCACCGGTGCTCAGTGCGTAGAAGCCCTGAATTGCTTGATGGCCCGAGCCGTCCGCATCGGCCCAGGGGTCCAGGAACGACAGCACTCGGCTCATTCGGAAGCCCTGCGTCGCGATTGCGGCAACGCCGACGGCCGCTCCCGCGATCAGCATCAACCCGAACATCCGCATCGGCGCTCCGGCGATCCACAGCAGCGACAGGAAGATCACGATGTACGTCACTGTGGTGTGCAGGTCGGGCTCGATCACCACCAGACCGCACAGCACGATCAAACCTGGCAGCAGTGGCTTGAGCATCCCGCCCCAGGTATTGAGGATTTTGCGCCGCTGGGTCAGCACGTGTGCACCCCAGAGCAGGAAAGCGATCTTGCCGACCTCAGACGGCTGGAACAGCATGATCCCGGCGATATCGAACCAGCGGCGGGCACCGCCGAGTTCCTGGCCGATACCCGGCACGAGCACCAGCGCGAGCAGCATGAGCGCGGCGAGCATCATCATCGGCGATAGCCGCCGCCAGGCACCTAGCGGCACCCGCAACGCTGCGATCATCGCGATGAGTCCGAGTGCGACGAAGATCAACTGGCGATTGAACAGGTAGTACGCCGACCCATAAAGCTGTAATGAATCGACAGCGGACGCGGACGCCATCATGACTAGCCCGAAACTCACCAACGCGAGGGTGAGCACCAGCACCAGATAGAACGAGGTCATTGGCTTGGTCAGGAACGCGCCGATGCTGTTGCGATAGCGGCGCGCGACTTGCCCGGACTCGTAGACCACGCTCCCGCGTGCGGACCGTTCGACGGACTCGGTGCTGACCACCGCTACCTCCTGCCCTCTCCCGATCTGAGTTACTGCGCGTGGATTCCCTCCTGCGCGCGGGCCGCTTCGGTGAAGACGCGTCCGCGCTCGGCATAGTCGACGAACATGTCCATCGACGCGGCCGCGGGCGCCATCAGCACCACAACCTCGTCCCCCGTACGTGCCGCTTCGGTGCGCGCGAGTTCGGTCGCGACGCGCACCGCCTCGGCCATACCTATATGTTCGGCGCTCGGTATGTCGATTGCGTGCACCTCGGGCGCGTGTCGCCGAAGTGCCTCCGTGATCACTGCCCGGTCGCGACCGAGCAGCACCACCGCCGCCAATCGCTCACGCACCTGCTCGATGAGTCCGGCGAAGTCGCCGGCGACGGCGCCCTTCAGCAGACCGCCGGCGATCCACACCACGCGCGGGTATGAGGTGAGCGAGGCGGTCGCCGCGTGCGCGTTCGTGGCCTTGCTGTCGTTCACCAACCGCACCGAGCCGCCCGCGAACTGCCCAACGCCGACGGTGACATTGCGGTGGTCGCCCGGGCGGTACGCGCGTAATCCATCGGCTACCTGCTGGGCGTTGACCCCAACCGTGCGGGCGAGCGCCGCCGCGGCGAGCGCGTTGGCGGCATTGTGCCCTCCGGGCGGGCGGATGTCCGCGGCCGCGATCAGCACCTCGCCGTCCGGATCGACACTGCGATCGATCAGCATGCCGTCGCGGATGCCGAGTTGGCCCGCGGCCGGTTCGGATTGGGTGAACTCAATCCGGCGGGTGGCTTCGGGCAGTGCCGCCGCCAGTTCAACGACGTGCGGGTCATCGGCGTTCAGCACGACCTGGGAGCGCCCACCCGCCCAGATCCGCGACTTATCCGCGGCGTACGCCTCCAGGGAGCCGTGCCAGTCGAGATGGTCGGCCGCGATATTCAGCAACGCCCCGGCCGCCGGGGTGACCGACGGGGCCCAGTGCAACTGGAAACTGGACAACTCCACGGTCAGCACATCGTACGAGCGATCGGCGGCCACGACGGCGTCGATCACCGGCGGGCCCACGTTGCCGACCTCGGCAACGTGGCGATCGGCAGCGCGCAGGATCGCGGTGAGCATGCCCACCGTCGTGGTCTTGCCGTTCGTTCCGGTGACCGCCAGCCACGGCACGGTGGCATCTCGCAGATGCCACGCGATTTCTACCTCGCCGACTACGGGAATGCCGCGGCGAGCGGCGTCCGCCAACAGCGGGTGGGACGGCGGCCATCCTGGTGAGGTGACGACAAGGTCGACGTCCGCCGGCACGACGTCGAGGTCTCCGGCGTACCGCACGCCCAGCGTGGCTAACTCATCGTCAACCGCTGCCGCTCGCCGATCGACGAGGCGGACATCGTCGCCGCGCACAGCCAAGGCGCGCGCGACGGCGGCACCCGACACGCCGCCACCGGCAACCAGCACACGCCTCACTGAATCGTCGCCGTCGCGAGCCAGTCGGCGTAGAAGATGCCCAGGCCGAGCGCCACGCACATCCCGGTGACGATCCAGAACCGCACGACGACAGTCATCTCGGTCCAGCCGGATAACTCGAAGTGATGATGCAGGGGTGCCATTCTGAATAGCCGTTTACCGGTGATCTTGAAGTAGCCGATCTGCAAGATCACGGATGCGGTCACAGCGACGAACAGTGCGCCGAGGACGAACAGCAGTAGCTCGGTGCGGGTAGTGATCGCGAGCCCGGCAATTCCGCCGCCGAGCGCCAGCGAACCGGTATCGCCCATGTAGATGCGGGCAGGATTGGCGTTCCACCACAAGAATCCGATACACGCGCCCATCATCACCGCAGCCAACAGCGCCAGGTCCATCGGATCTCGCACCGTGTAGCAGCCGGCGACCTGCGCGCGCGAACACTGATGGCTGAACTGCCAGAACGAGATGACGACGTACGCGCCGAACACCATCGTCGCGGCGCCGGCGGCGAGTCCGTCGAGTCCGTCGGTGAGGTTCGTAGCGTTGGAGAACCCGGAGATGAACAGGACCGCGAACACCACGAAACCGATGGCACCCAGCCCCAGCATCGAGATATCTCGCACGAAGGAAATGTCGGTCGATGCGGGCGTCACGCCGCCCTGTTTGAACTGCAGCGCCATAACGGCAAAGCTGATCGAGACGAACAATTGACCGAGCAGTTTGGCGGTCTTATTCAGCCCGAGGCTGCGCTGCTTCGCGATCTTGATGTAGTCATCGAGGAATCCGACTAACCCGAGTCCAACGAATAGGTACAGCACCAACAATCCGGACGGCGTCACATCGCGTCCGAAGTCGTTGACCATGATCAGGTGGGCGCCGAAGTATCCAACAATCGTCGCGATGATGATTGCGATACCGCCCATGGTGGGCGTCCCCTGCTTGACCAGGTGAGTTTGCGGGCCGTCATCGCGTACCTGCTGGCCGTACGCGCGGCGCTTGAGCTGGCGAATCAACAGCGGGGTGAGGATCAGCGAGGTCATCAGCGCCAACACCGCGCCGAGCAAGATCGACCTCATTGTTGCGCGCCCTTCCACAGCCGTGATTCTCGTGCCTGACCACGGTAGCGCGTGCGCGTTGCCCAATTGGACAGCCCGCGCCGGTGCGTCACGAGGTCCGCTCCGCGATGGCCGCTCGCAACTGCGCACGATCGTCGAACGGGTGCACAACGGTACCGACGTACTGTCCGGTCTCGTGCCCCTTGCCCGCGACTAGGACAACGTCGTCGGTCCGAGCCAGCTCG from Cumulibacter soli encodes:
- the ftsW gene encoding putative lipid II flippase FtsW — its product is MVSTESVERSARGSVVYESGQVARRYRNSIGAFLTKPMTSFYLVLVLTLALVSFGLVMMASASAVDSLQLYGSAYYLFNRQLIFVALGLIAMIAALRVPLGAWRRLSPMMMLAALMLLALVLVPGIGQELGGARRWFDIAGIMLFQPSEVGKIAFLLWGAHVLTQRRKILNTWGGMLKPLLPGLIVLCGLVVIEPDLHTTVTYIVIFLSLLWIAGAPMRMFGLMLIAGAAVGVAAIATQGFRMSRVLSFLDPWADADGSGHQAIQGFYALSTGGMFGVGLGNSRTKWGALPNAHSDYIFAIIGEELGFLGCALVLILFGGVAYAGIRIARRTGDVYIRLVSATTAVWMVAQALINVGYVVGLLPVTGITLPLISSGGTSLVVTMFAMGILASCARHEPPAIRYLQSRERRFGRWLSLPVPASVTVDVGKPPSGRARGGTRASATGGSTKKRAPKTKTAAAPKARTSANPRTAKAEPAKRARSATNPPTKRSPQAKRSRGDTGRTPPAGRTGTGARRASPDRGRNRTENHSRGRRTR
- the murD gene encoding UDP-N-acetylmuramoyl-L-alanine--D-glutamate ligase, whose protein sequence is MRRVLVAGGGVSGAAVARALAVRGDDVRLVDRRAAAVDDELATLGVRYAGDLDVVPADVDLVVTSPGWPPSHPLLADAARRGIPVVGEVEIAWHLRDATVPWLAVTGTNGKTTTVGMLTAILRAADRHVAEVGNVGPPVIDAVVAADRSYDVLTVELSSFQLHWAPSVTPAAGALLNIAADHLDWHGSLEAYAADKSRIWAGGRSQVVLNADDPHVVELAAALPEATRRIEFTQSEPAAGQLGIRDGMLIDRSVDPDGEVLIAAADIRPPGGHNAANALAAAALARTVGVNAQQVADGLRAYRPGDHRNVTVGVGQFAGGSVRLVNDSKATNAHAATASLTSYPRVVWIAGGLLKGAVAGDFAGLIEQVRERLAAVVLLGRDRAVITEALRRHAPEVHAIDIPSAEHIGMAEAVRVATELARTEAARTGDEVVVLMAPAAASMDMFVDYAERGRVFTEAARAQEGIHAQ
- the mraY gene encoding phospho-N-acetylmuramoyl-pentapeptide-transferase → MRSILLGAVLALMTSLILTPLLIRQLKRRAYGQQVRDDGPQTHLVKQGTPTMGGIAIIIATIVGYFGAHLIMVNDFGRDVTPSGLLVLYLFVGLGLVGFLDDYIKIAKQRSLGLNKTAKLLGQLFVSISFAVMALQFKQGGVTPASTDISFVRDISMLGLGAIGFVVFAVLFISGFSNATNLTDGLDGLAAGAATMVFGAYVVISFWQFSHQCSRAQVAGCYTVRDPMDLALLAAVMMGACIGFLWWNANPARIYMGDTGSLALGGGIAGLAITTRTELLLFVLGALFVAVTASVILQIGYFKITGKRLFRMAPLHHHFELSGWTEMTVVVRFWIVTGMCVALGLGIFYADWLATATIQ